The sequence GACACTCTATCTGTGAAAAATCCCTTCTACCAGCGTTACCTTGAGCAGAAGAACCACCAGAAAaaccacttggttgaatagaaatACTGCCTTGACCATTCTTGtgttagatattttcaagattgtttGCCGTTATCCGGGAGGGTCTGGGGGGCGTAGCCCCTCCCGACAGCGTCTCGTggaatttttttctggttttacttTGGAAAACCTAAAAGTTTCTATTCAAACTTGAACAGACGCGTCTCTCCCATAAGCCACCATTGATGGATTTTGGAAGCGTCTATTGGTGATGAAAAGGCATTACTAACAGGCATGAATATCCCTATAAATAGTGAAGGTATTCTCCCATTCTCATCAATCAATTCAActtgttttctctctctctaaagcatcatcagaaacctttctcgtgtgttcttgattgggtcaaggggtacaaaccttgaatccaaTTTCTCTGTTGTAGGGCTTTCATTATATCCTGAAGGCATTATTTCGcgtacctgttgtaatcgccaattgataTTGTGAGGGTAGAAATAATTGTCTAAAAGAAATCTATTCGATCCTTGAAAGTCAGGAGTACAACAACTTATATGTGTTTAATTCATCCTCTATTTGAACCCATTTTCCAAAAGTTTTAGACAATTAAtttctggcaatggagggtgaatcttcaaattcaaatgtaactgctcaatctctgcaagtgatgaaccaaaccctaactcgattggaacgttttgatgatgataattttactcgttggcaagagactgtgaagtttttcctaatcaccatcaagttgtggtacatacttgaagacgGTTTGGATGAAATTCCTGCACCATCAGAAAAAGACATTGATGATTTGAAGGCCAGGAGGAAGAAGCATCATGAAGATGATTttatgtgtcgtggtcatattttgaatgccCTTGGAACCAGTGTTTACAATGTCCATCGAAGTATTTCGTCTGCAAAGGAATTATGGACTAtgcttgacaacaaatacaagatttctgaagcaagcaacaagaaattcctgatttgcaacttcatggattttaaaatggttgacagtaagtcaattattgcccaggtcagtgaacttttactcattgttaatcttcttaaggatgctggaattgaacttacttctgcctttgtTGTCGGAGTCATTATTTCTCGTCTTCCtccttcttggaatggttatgagaaaaaacttaagcatgctgagactgactatgacTTAGAAGGTTTGCAGCGTCATCTTCAtatagaagaggactctcgtaaaCGAGAAAATTAAGGATAGTCAGCAAACTGAGGATCATTTTAAGGCTAACAGTGTAGATTTTTCTAAGACACCGAATGCTTTAAAACCTAataatgatactcagtttaaaAAGCAAtatcccaacaagaagagtaagaacaaggaaaattgcttcTTCTGTGATAAATCCGACCATTTTGCTCGTGAttgtcgtctcaaaaagaaacaacaaggacagaaaaaggaggcaaatatggtcgatgacaaacttgttATTGTAGTGAAAGTCGCCAATGTCGTTTCTAATAATGAGagtggatggtggtacgacaCTGGCTCAACTATCCACATCTGTAAAGATAGACatctttacaagacatatgaACCGGTGACTGACAAAGGAAACCAAATTACTACAGCAAATAACTATCAAAACAAAGTAATTGGAAAGTGCACTGTGGAACTTCcgtttacttcgggaaagactgttACTCTTACTAATATTTTACATGTACCATATGTTGTAAAACGCCTTGTTTCTAGAGACCTTGTTAACAAAGCTGGATTCAAGGTTAATTATGAGTCTGATAAGTGGATATTGTCCAAAAACGGAATGTTTattggacaaggatatgcttgtaatgggatggttaagattaatttaaaaaataatgGTTCTTCTTATATTGTTGAGTTCGTTgatttatggcatggtagattaggacatgtgaattatggttcccTTAAAAATATGAGAaaattaggattaatttctggTTGCAATTTTGATAATATCTCTAAGTGTGAAATCTGTGTGCAACCAAAAATACATAGAATATCCTTTAAATTTGTAGTAAGAAATTCTACCttgcttgaattagtacatagaGATGTTGGTGATCTTAAAAATCACATGACTCGTGGTGGAGACAAATATTGTGTCAATTTTATTGATGATTGTACTAGGTATGCTTACACTTACTTGTTGAAATTTAAGGATGATGTCTTTAACATGGTTAAGATATACAAAGCAGAAGTATAGACACAagaaaattaagattttacgtttTGATCATGGTGGTGAGTATTTTCCTAATGAATTTAAATtcttttgtcaagagcatggtttaattCATCAATTTATTGCATCttaacacctcaacaaaatggtgttgctgagaggaaaaatagaactttgcACTAGTACAATTAttcacattggccacacttaatcaccgtgtccataggcttttggtcatggattttttcactccaaaaatgtggcatcaggtgccgtgACAAAGAGGTACCTttatggctacataaactttgagtggctataaaatatgatttaccatggccataactctataaccgtgtctatatggtactcattattattatttttatagttaagcattttcactatcaccatgggcataggatccttatagacacacaatttgattatatgtggctaaagtttaccttaaagtcacgtgaATTATATTTTAGCCGTGTCCTTTGTCATCAATTGTACGCGCGAAATTCATTTTATCATatggccaattcatgagttgcACTTACCTTACAGCCACACTAATTTTTCTTaaccatggccatctctatcatttggacacacTGAAAATAATTTAGCATGGTCAATACATGAATTGTTGTCATGTTTAATCTATAGTACCATGGCCATCCATATTCTTAGACACgtgataaacattttacatggccaattaataaTTTATGGTTACTAAGAATTTGTAGCACCGTGGCTAAAAAAATTCCAGAGACACATCAAGGGGTTTCAATGTAGCTATtattcaccttttggacacagtGGATACCACAAACCATGGCGATAACATTTATAAAATGACACAAAATGTATTCAACGTGCCAAATATTAGCTTTTAGCCACTCGAAAATTGCAATTTTTATAGCTCAATTTATTCTTTGCCATGGTTTAAGATCTAAATGGTGGCCGTATTTTATATTCAACCACGTGAATGCAGTATTGGCCACTGTATCGTGTCCCCAGGGACCTATAGCCACCTCTTTTATCATGTGTAGCAAAACTCACATGAATAACCATCCATAAAAATTAATCAGACTGCAATTAGAATTGaaccaaaataatttttattaacaatATGATAAACGTCTCGATATCTGATCAATTGTGCAATAACCTTAAGATAACAAATTTTCAAAGGGAAATTTAAAAGTTTAAACATCCAAATTCTACAGTCCACGACTATTTCTCTTAATAATTAAGCTGCAATCTTGAGTCTCTTGCTGGATCTCCTAGACTTCAATTCCCCACTCTTCGTATCTGaaggttttttcttctttttcttcttagtgTTTGGGTCAGCATCATGTTCATCAGGGTCTGAAAGTGGCAGGCCCTGCAGCAAGCAAGTGGACTATAAGGCAACAAACCATGTTATCAGTTATATGCTCAGGATGCATAAGGTAATAACTCAAATGTTCTCTGGTAATTGCCTCAAAACATGTAAATAGTATTATGGTAACAGTTATATGCTCATGTGCGATTTGTGGGAAAACATGTGCAGCGGGGACAAAATACAGTTATCTCATATTTGCTAGTGTTGGTTTCAAGGCAAAGATAGAACGCAGAGAAATTAGTAATTGTACCCAGGTATCACACAACACACAACATTACAACATTAAGTTATATTACATAACATAACATTCAGTTGAGTCCAGCATGTTCTGAGCTGAAGATAAAGCTACACAAGCATGTACATGGTTCCACATTTTTGTTATAACAGATAGACTAAATTAAGGAATAAAGCAACTTACAGTAGAGCAAGAGATCACAAACTCTTTGGGCCAAGCTACAAAAGATCCTTCAGCACCCTCTACTGTTTTGAGATGAGTAGATGGGACTGGAAAACAATGATTCTTTAATATCGATTTTTCGACCGACAATCAGGGTACTTGTTATTTGTATTAGATTCCCGATGGAAGAACAATACCCAATGCAATGACGTTTCTCAGTGAAACATGAGCCAGTTTGCATTTTCCAATCTGCAAAACATACATGTTATATTGACATCAACAGATTGAACTCTCAAAAACCCAAGGGTTTAAATACCTGTGAAAAGGACATACCGTTGAAAGTTCCGTCAGGTCTTTTAGTTGAGATTCGTCCGGAGAGTTAAGGGGCAGACGCTCAGATGCAAGAtacttttgtttgtattttccagACTGCAAACAGATATGCTATATTAACATCAACCTATGGAACTCTCAAAACACTATATATTTAAATACCTGCAAAAAGAACATACCACTTGGAGTTCAGAATTGTCTTTCGATGTCGTAAACTGAGATGTGTGTTGACAATCAGGGTACTTGTTATTTGTATTAGATTCCTGCCTTTCGTTCGGAGAATTGCTTCTAACAGAGGCCTCATACATAAGAGACTTCTCTCTAATAGGAGATTTTTATAGAGTGCAGTTGAGATGGTAAAGAAATATGGGATACTTCAATTTGATTAGGAACTATATACTTAATCAAAATTACTTAGATAATGTTAAACATACCTAATCAAAAATACTGTTATAAACGAGCAACACAGAAACTCAGCACATATTAAAACAAAACAGACCTATAAGCAATATGGAATATGCTTACCCGTGCCTTTTTGCtcttggttttttttctttttcaatactCCTTGAGATTTTAGCTGAGACATTAAGCTGCTCATCATTTTTGCTTACATATTCATTGCTTCCttcatttctttcattttttcaTCCTTCCTCTCTCTCTCCTTTTGGTTCGCGCGTCTTTCACCATCCAGTTGTTTCTTCAGTTCAATGTGATCCTTGGACGCTCCTTTCCGCCGCAGGTGCCAGTATGTTGTTGGAGTCACTCCCTTTCCTGCTTAGTTTTTTATTTACAACTTTGTTTTTAAAACGATAATCTTATTGAATAAAACGATAAGATCTACAAAAGTTATTACAAAGCCTTTTTAGGCTATTCAGACAGACATACTGTAATAACAAAGTCAGGCCAATGACTGACTATTGACTTGAGACACACACATTCCTAACACATGTGCACAATAATAGCAGAGTGTGTGTAAGTGTATCATTTGTTAGTGTACAGTGTGTGTGCCGAGAACGTGTGAATCTAATGTCGAGAGAAGAAGGAATCCGGTATATATACTCAACATTGTCCTGTCCTCAAGATAATATTTTCTAATAATCAATTGATTACAAAGCGTCTCAATACAATGTAGACATTCAATTCTATTGAATGGTATCATGGTATCAGATTCAGAAAGACCTTGTGATTTCTGAGCTTTAGTGCATTCCAGTGTTGAACCTTGTGAATGCATTCGCCATTAAGATCTAGTCTCTAAAGGTCCAACAGCCGGTGGTTCCACCAAAGAGGTCTGGAGTTTTTGAATCACTAAAGGTGTGGGGATTCTCGCCCTTTTCATTTATTGCTTAGATACATGGGATTACGCAGTAGACCCAGTGGTTAGATCTAGAGTTCGAATTATTTTCCTTGCTTAGCTACCTGGATTACAGGCAGCAGACGTCTTCTACTtcttaggccggttcctatgggggATGGCTAAACCCTCCACATACCATGCCAGCTGGCCTGGAAAACTGGTCGCGCCATTACGGGAGAAAAGGTTCGGTGGAGACTACACCGTTAGCGGTGTAGACTCGACCGCTAGCGGTGTAGACTAGACCGGTAGCGGTGTAGTCTCAACCGTTCGGTGGATTTGAAACCTCCAACGGCTCTTTCTCCACCGCTATAAAAAGGGCAACAAATCTCACAAAAATTACACCAAATGTTTTACACAAAAAAATTCTATCTTTCTATCTTATTATCTTTCAAAATGGCAAAGTTTGAATCCCAACTTGACTTGGCTatccaacttgatttttctggagtggTGCTTGAATCCGCCCTTAATAAGATatgtgaaggttataaagaaataggtaaaaatcaaagaagtctacaagttttggatattaaccaaatcaaacctccaactaagagaagaccaagaaaagttcaagggaaggaaaatttgaaggaaaagaagaagataaacaaaggagactCCGTTCATGGGCGCATTAATTGGAGGTTTGGTGAAattaagaagataaacaagatgaagaacattgtcccaatttttacttttaaagtctttattgtaagttatgtcattatctagatgaatgaaagaggcactaatgtaaattaaaattctaaacttttaatgaaagatgcactagtttatattaatatcttgaaattaaaatttgatacAAATGATAGTTGCATCATACAAACGAAAGATGCATCATATTTGAACAGTTACTCTTAACTGATCATATTTGGGCAACACCCTCAAGATAAGATAACAACCCTCAAAGTGAAAATTTGTTCCAACTTTGTTGCGCCGTTCGAGCCGACGCATTTGCTCCACATCATTTGCGTTTTGGCCATTTTATCGGTTTCGATAGCCTTCAGCAAGTGCAGCATCCCACAACTTCACATCCTTGCTGATTATTCCGAAGCGATGACACAATCCATCTGCATTTCGATTATTGAGGTtcaatgtttcttcttgaaatctCTGAAATATGCGACTCCATGCAACCTCTTGATGTTGATTTTGTCCACCATCGGCCATATCTTGCGTCACAAAAACATAATGCCtgcaaatggattcatcttcagatATGCTAAATTTGCGAGGTCGAACACGAACCGACATATTggatttgtggagtgaaagaatggagattgaagaaatggtgtgagttgaaatgaaatttgatattgCATTTATAGGTAGATGAAATGATGACGGTTGGATGAGATGATACGAGCGGTCTAGTCTAGACCGCTGGCGATAGACACTACACCTAACGGTGTAAACTAcaccgagcggtcgagactcAACCGCTCGGTTTGCCAGTTTGTCacctccatagtgggtgcataaaTGGCAAACATGAATGTTTGCCACACTCATAGGAAGGGGCCTTATAAAGAGGTTATctggaagaaaaataaaatatttactttCACTACCAAAAATCAAATTGCAGCATAGAAGTAGGAACCTTGAAGATAGTGCCGACTGTAGCATCAGCCTGTCCACTGAAGAAGATCAGTCACAAAATTTCCGAGCACTTCAAGCACGGCTTTGATGCATGTAATATGTTCCCGAGTGTTTCAACTGTGCGTGAGAAAGTTGTGGTTTAACAAATCTTCAATACAAAAAGCTTTGAAGAAAAAGAGGGACATTTATAGTGCAAAGGACCAGCCAAGGCCTTAGATTTACATAACACCAAAGTACACACTATGATTCCACTGAATGTTATATTGACAAAGTAACTCCAACTGCCCCCGGCCAACCCCACCccacaaaaacaaaacacaagtaTAAAAAACAAGTaatttctaaaaaataataatacaaaaagGGAAAAGGAAAAAAGCATATAACATGCATATTTAGAGCGGGTACAAGAGCAACAACTGGACTGCAATGGCTTAGAAATGTGTACATATCTCCAtgaacataatcaaattaacagCCTCAATTACATTTCTAGCATCTAATCTCATATGACCCAGCTTTAGTAATGTAGCGGACCCACTCAACAGTGTTATACCCGCTTTTCTCCCATACCTTCAAAACACACAACAAAAAATAGGTGTTAAAGCAGCTGCAACTGAGGAATGGTAGCACAGAAAAATATAATAAGAGAGAATGGAAAAGAAATCGTCGTCTATTACCTTGAGGAAACGGACTCGTAAACCTGACGCGGTAAACATTGGAACCTGCAAAATGAACCAATGTTTTTGAAGCATCAGTAGAATTCACTGGCTCTAATAGGCGATAGATAAAAAGTGTTGCTTGGTAGAATATATAAGCAGCAATTGCACAAGGATAAACAACCAAAGTCGTACAAATGACAGGTTGAAATTGCACTGTCCTATAATGAAGCTGGACAAAACTAGCTGTTCTGCTAGTTTGAGAGAAGGGGCTTAAAAAACTACAATATGTGAAAGCTTCTAAAAGTCTACGACATCCAAATACTAAGCTGTGAAGCTATTTTCCATAATGTATGTTCTAGCCCTTGAGAACTAATAGCAAAAATCTAAGGTCAACTTTTTATAGGTCTATCTATTGGGTAAGTAGAAGAAGTTCGCCATGTATGCTATATGCAGCACCTGAAATTCCATTTGGATTGGTGGTCTTGTCCAGGATTTCTTTTCGGCCATTGTGGAAATCAACTCGACTTCTGCACTCAAAGTTGGTTCAGTTTGTCCGGGGAATTTCCTGATCCTGCACATGTCAAGGATATTAGTAACCCACAgatgcaaaacaaaaaaaatggaaggtAAAGAAAATGAATTATGAAAATTTAGAATTTGCATctgtaacaaccaattaatttaaaaaaaataatctgttaaatATTCATTTACTACGTCTTGGAAAAAGAATAAAACTTGAGAAACGCGCGAAGGAAAGAAACCATGACTCAGGAGTAACTAATAATTAATGTCCAAATCACTTATTAATCCTATTGTATACCCACTTCCAGACTAAACAATCAATAGAGGCATTGTACTTCGCTCGACCAGTTGTTACTTGGAAACTTGTCTTAGCTGTTTGCTTTGGTACTGGGATCTTGATGACAACTCCAAGTGCAAACATTTTTGCTCCAAAGACACTCTTCACCTGATATTTAGACGCAGTAACATAAGACTACTGTCAAAGCATGTGATCACAAGAAAATTGGGTTATTCACAACGTCCACAAACCTTAACATTTACTTCCATCCGTGTCCTACCAAGCTCCTTGATAGTTGGCAATACCCGAAATGGAAGGTTTACACCCTCTGTAATACGGTACCTGTGCAATAAAAACTTCCATCACACAGAGGAATAGGAGCCAAAAGCAACAACCAATAGATTTTACCGGTAACTAAGATATTTTAATGAGTAGAATGAGATGCTATTTGAAGTGAAGTAGTAGGCTTACTTCATAAGCTCAAATTCACCATCAGGTGGCACAAAGCTAACAGTCTTTTCCGAGTTGAACCTCGTCAGGTTTACACATTGGTGAAAGGTAACGTCATCAAGCTCAATGGTCTTCCCACTGTAATCAGTCACATTATTGATAACTTAGTAACCAGAATAACTGAAAAATTATGTACTTCGAAAGATAACAGAATACTTGCAACAACAACCATATGTTCGCAACGAGATGAAAAGCACTTTCTAGAGAAAAATGTTTTAATAGTGTGCCGCAGTGCCCAATAACTCAATAAAGTTCATAAAGCATATTTCGGGTTTAGGACAAGAACACTATCCATGTAAAACATCAGAAAATTAAAACAGCAACGCCTTCCACTTAATATctggaagaacaaaaaaaaaaaagataatggaGCAAGACGAATCATAAAAATTTGGAAAAGAACTCCCACAATAAGACTAGTTAGGAAAATTAGAAATCTTGACTGTTTATGATAGTCTAGGAAGCTGTTCAATATGGgattagaaacaaaaaaaaaattgcacttaCACCTTGTTTGGTTCAAAGAAAtcaattatggggtaatccaTTTCCAGGAAATTGATTCCCAAGGAACAAGATTCTGAATCCAAATATTAATGTTTGGTTAAGGTAATTGGATTACATAATAATCCAAATATGTTAAATCACTTCAATACCATTGCACAATTCTGATACAAAATTCAAACCAAAGAATATGATCAAAATTAAAACGAAGATGAACTCCAAAAATGATCAGCATCACCCATAAGAAATCCTGATTAAAATCAAACGTCATTACATAATGATGACTGACAGTACGGATCAGAGAAGATTAACAGAAGttctagagagagagagaataagtTTTTTTATTGTGCCATTGTGGTAATGATGACCGACAGTACGGATCAGAGAAGGTGAGTTAATGTTGATTGTATTGATGAAGATGGAGGGGCAATGAAGTCATCGACATCAATTCCCTTGAATTGGATCATGTTGCATCGTCTGATCAGTGCAATGGAAGAAAGCAGTTTGAGGCAAATGGATTCCTTAGGAATCCAATTCTGAATTTTTCAGTCTGTTTGGTTCGGGAAATTGAGCCCATTCCCTCTGAATCCAATTCCTGAGTTCCCAATTACCCGAAGCAAACACGCTGTTAGTCTATTCTCAAAGAAACATTAGCAAATTGCCATGCTTTTATGCCTCTCTTAGCGCATGAGATGAAAAGCACACATCAGAAGAACAAGAATAACTAAAGTTCCATGAATCAGATAAGGCTAGTCCCTGGATTCTATTCATGCAAGTCCTTCATCAGTATTCTTCACAAGAAACTGAAGTATGAAGCTAACTTCCAAGGTTTTAtgtttctaaagaagcatctggtTGGAAGACATATAAAGAATATAATAGCTAATTCCTACTATCCTACAGAAGTTCAAAGGATGTATGATTTATCAGTGAAATCTTCAAAGGAAAATGTTAGACAGACGAATTGTTTTGAAGTTTCAATTTCATAAGGATATCAGAGGGGAACTTGGAAAAACATAACCTAAGAAAATGTTAGAAATCTAAATGCTTGCAAGAGCatttgcaagagatgattgccCTCAGAAGGTACCTTTTGGTAGGCCGGGATTTAAGCTGTGATTCTTTTTCAAGTCCGATTTTATCATTCAGGCCCAACTTCAGGTCAGGCATACCAGAGAGGAAGCATTTCATGAGAATTTTCCCAGTCACGTCGCAACGCAAAACACTGCCTATAATGACAGAAATGTTATTCAGGAATCAGAGAACAAGAA comes from Papaver somniferum cultivar HN1 chromosome 7, ASM357369v1, whole genome shotgun sequence and encodes:
- the LOC113297380 gene encoding AP-2 complex subunit mu, with the translated sequence MPVSASAIYFLNLRGDVLINRLYRDDVGGNMVDAFRTHIMQTKELGTCPVRQIGGCSFFYMRISNVYIVIVVSSNANVACAFKFVVEAVALFKSYFGGAFDEDAIRNNFVLIYELLDEIMDFGYPQNLSPEILKLYITQEGVRSPFSSKPTDKPVPNATLQVTGAVGWRREGLVYKKNEVFLDIVESVNLLMSSKGSVLRCDVTGKILMKCFLSGMPDLKLGLNDKIGLEKESQLKSRPTKSGKTIELDDVTFHQCVNLTRFNSEKTVSFVPPDGEFELMKYRITEGVNLPFRVLPTIKELGRTRMEVNVKVKSVFGAKMFALGVVIKIPVPKQTAKTSFQVTTGRAKYNASIDCLVWKIRKFPGQTEPTLSAEVELISTMAEKKSWTRPPIQMEFQVPMFTASGLRVRFLKVWEKSGYNTVEWVRYITKAGSYEIRC